A section of the Flavobacterium sp. CG_23.5 genome encodes:
- the argB gene encoding acetylglutamate kinase: protein MENKKPLTIIKIGGNIIDNPAELSQFLSDFSAIEGYKILVHGGGKSATKMAESIGLVPQMIDGRRITDAAMLDVVVMIYAGQINKNIVAQLQANSTNALGFSGADGNLIQSDKRNHPTINYGFVGDVKKVNTELLETLLTNGIVPVFCAITHDGKGQLLNSNADTIASELAIALSEVFEVTLNYCFEKPGVLYDAEDDSSIIENINQELYSKLKAEKAIHSGMIPKLDNCFNSLSKGVQKIKIGHHRMLQNENSVCTTIQL from the coding sequence ATGGAAAATAAGAAACCATTAACTATTATAAAAATTGGTGGAAACATCATTGATAATCCAGCGGAATTATCGCAATTTTTATCTGATTTTTCTGCGATTGAAGGGTACAAAATACTCGTTCATGGTGGCGGAAAATCCGCTACAAAAATGGCCGAAAGTATTGGATTAGTTCCTCAAATGATTGACGGACGACGCATTACCGATGCTGCAATGCTTGATGTAGTCGTGATGATTTATGCAGGTCAAATCAACAAAAACATTGTTGCCCAATTACAAGCAAATTCCACCAATGCCTTGGGATTTTCGGGTGCAGATGGAAACTTAATTCAATCGGATAAAAGAAACCATCCCACGATTAACTACGGTTTTGTAGGAGATGTCAAAAAAGTCAATACCGAACTATTGGAAACGTTGCTTACAAATGGGATTGTTCCTGTATTTTGTGCGATTACGCACGATGGAAAAGGACAATTATTAAACTCAAATGCAGACACCATTGCCAGTGAATTGGCGATTGCCTTATCCGAAGTATTTGAAGTAACTTTGAATTATTGTTTCGAAAAACCGGGCGTTTTATATGATGCCGAAGATGATTCTTCCATAATTGAAAACATCAATCAAGAATTATATTCCAAATTAAAAGCCGAAAAAGCGATACATTCCGGCATGATTCCTAAATTAGACAACTGTTTCAATAGTTTGTCCAAAGGAGTTCAAAAAATAAAAATTGGTCATCACAGGATGCTGCAAAATGAAAATTCAGTTTGCACCACTATTCAACTGTAA
- a CDS encoding N-acetylornithine carbamoyltransferase — protein sequence MNYISIQNIDSLSKWVKQAIKIKKNPLKNKKLGKNKTLGMLFFNPSLRTRLSTQKAALNLGMNVMVMNFTNEGWTLEFEDGAVMNSGASEHIKEAAAVVSQYCDIIAVRSFAGLMDKEKDNAEIVLSGFLKHATVPVVNMEGATGHPLQSLADAITMAEHKTKHQPKVVLTWAPHPKALPQAVANSFVEMMQLQDADFVITHPEGYELNPEITKDSKIEYDQDKAFENADFIYAKNWSNYKEYGKITNSDPKWTVTADKMKLTNNAKFMHCLPVRRNVIVTDEVIDSENSIVIEQANNRTYAAQLVLKKILENGK from the coding sequence ATGAACTATATTTCGATACAAAACATTGATTCTCTATCAAAATGGGTGAAACAAGCAATTAAAATTAAAAAAAATCCGCTTAAAAACAAAAAACTGGGTAAAAACAAAACCTTAGGAATGTTGTTTTTTAATCCAAGTTTAAGAACGCGTTTGAGTACCCAAAAAGCGGCATTAAATTTGGGCATGAACGTCATGGTAATGAATTTTACCAATGAAGGTTGGACTCTTGAATTTGAAGACGGAGCCGTCATGAACTCCGGTGCTTCGGAGCATATTAAAGAAGCGGCAGCGGTAGTTTCTCAATATTGCGATATTATTGCCGTACGTTCTTTTGCAGGATTGATGGATAAAGAAAAAGACAATGCAGAAATCGTACTTTCTGGTTTCTTAAAACATGCCACTGTGCCTGTTGTTAATATGGAAGGAGCTACCGGACATCCATTACAATCGTTAGCCGATGCTATAACTATGGCTGAACACAAAACGAAACATCAACCAAAAGTAGTTTTGACTTGGGCGCCACATCCTAAAGCATTGCCTCAAGCAGTTGCTAATTCGTTTGTGGAAATGATGCAGTTACAAGATGCCGATTTTGTCATTACGCATCCCGAAGGCTACGAATTAAATCCTGAAATAACTAAAGATTCGAAGATTGAATACGACCAAGATAAGGCTTTTGAAAATGCTGATTTTATTTATGCCAAAAACTGGAGTAATTACAAAGAGTACGGAAAAATCACTAATTCCGACCCCAAATGGACTGTAACCGCCGATAAAATGAAACTGACCAACAATGCTAAATTCATGCACTGTTTGCCGGTAAGACGTAACGTAATCGTAACGGATGAAGTAATTGACAGCGAAAATTCGATTGTGATTGAACAAGCCAATAACAGAACGTATGCAGCCCAATTAGTGTTGAAAAAAATATTAGAAAATGGAAAATAA
- a CDS encoding M20 family metallo-hydrolase — translation MKNIQTLTQEAIALLKSLIETPSFSSEEDQTALLIENWFTQNNIPFERENNNVWAFNKHFDTTKPTLLLNSHHDTVKPNQGYTKDPFKVIVEDGKLFGLGSNDAGGCLVSLLATFVHFYSNENLPYNIVMVASAEEESSGKKGLNSVLKHLPELECAIVGEPTLMQLAIAEKGLLVLDVIVKGTASHAAHNNPDNPIYNAIPVIEWFNSYQFEKISEVLGPVKMTVTQISAGKQHNVVPAECHLVVDIRVNDCYSNQEILDTVSPPTREGGVKKETREVFVTPRSMHLNASSIPVNHGLVQAGIALGRTTYGSPTLSDQSVLSCQSLKLGPGETLRSHSADEFIFINEIEEGIELYIKILTDFFKQ, via the coding sequence ATGAAAAACATACAAACCCTAACACAAGAAGCCATTGCGCTATTAAAATCACTGATTGAAACCCCTTCCTTTTCAAGTGAAGAAGACCAAACAGCGCTTTTAATCGAAAATTGGTTTACCCAAAATAATATTCCTTTCGAAAGAGAAAATAACAATGTTTGGGCTTTTAATAAACATTTTGACACAACCAAACCTACGCTTTTACTGAATTCCCATCACGATACCGTCAAACCTAATCAAGGATATACTAAAGATCCTTTCAAGGTGATTGTTGAAGACGGAAAGCTATTTGGCTTGGGAAGCAATGATGCAGGAGGTTGTTTGGTTTCGCTTTTAGCGACTTTTGTTCATTTTTATTCGAATGAAAATCTACCTTACAATATTGTTATGGTAGCATCCGCAGAGGAAGAAAGCAGTGGTAAAAAAGGATTAAACAGCGTCTTGAAACATTTACCGGAACTGGAATGTGCCATTGTTGGCGAACCTACTTTGATGCAATTGGCCATAGCCGAAAAAGGTTTATTGGTACTTGATGTTATTGTAAAAGGTACCGCGAGTCACGCCGCGCACAATAATCCTGACAATCCTATTTACAATGCAATACCCGTTATTGAATGGTTTAATAGCTATCAATTCGAAAAAATATCGGAGGTTTTAGGGCCCGTGAAAATGACGGTAACACAAATAAGCGCAGGAAAACAACACAACGTAGTTCCTGCGGAATGTCACTTGGTTGTGGATATCAGAGTGAATGATTGTTATAGCAATCAGGAAATTTTAGACACCGTAAGCCCCCCAACCCGCGAAGGGGGAGTAAAAAAAGAAACGCGGGAAGTATTTGTTACTCCTAGATCTATGCACTTAAACGCTTCCTCAATTCCAGTTAATCATGGTTTAGTGCAGGCAGGAATCGCACTGGGAAGAACCACTTATGGCTCGCCTACCCTTTCTGATCAATCGGTTTTAAGCTGTCAATCCTTAAAATTAGGACCTGGCGAAACCCTGCGGTCACACTCGGCAGATGAATTTATATTTATAAACGAAATAGAAGAAGGAATTGAATTGTATATCAAAATACTAACTGATTTTTTCAAACAATAA